In Lagenorhynchus albirostris chromosome 1, mLagAlb1.1, whole genome shotgun sequence, the sequence ACCTTGAGGGTACTACCCTTTACATCATTTAATGTTTCTTAGTAAGACAGCCTTTGGGAGAAACTGATTTCTaagctttgattttattttatgaaggCTGTAAATTTTGTGTAACTGATTAGGTTTCCTTCTCTGCATAAACCACTAGAAAACAAATGACTGAACGAGTGGCCCAATCAAGGCAAGTATATAGGCCTCATAGTAAGCACCATTGTGTTGACCTCATTTCTGGCTCCATTTTATGGATaccttttctgtttctcccttttaATTCACATTTACCATATTTTAGGTAGCTTTGTAACAACCTGAAATTCTCTTTCAAATCTTAGAGACAGGGGGCCATATATGATCAACTCTGAGGGGAAAGTGACCAAATATCTTAGTCAGTATAGGGCATTCCAAGGCTACTTTATTAGTAAGGAAGAAATTAGGATGTAGGGCCATCCCTACACCTAGTGCTTTAGTACACAGATATGTTGAGTCATCACCCTCATGTTTAAGCTTCTGGTGTTACCTTTCCACCCCTCACTTCTCTCACCCTCCCAGCCGTTTTCCTTATAACTTCTTCCTATGATACCCCAGCCCAAAGGCATCTCTAGAGTAGCAGGACCACCTCAGAGTGAGttaaagcacaggctctaaggATTCAAATCACAGAAAATTATACTCATAGTGAATAAATACACTCAACACGTATTTTTAACAATTGGTCAAAATTAAGTAAGGAACCCTTCTCATTAGATTAAGATCTAATGGGCATTTGCTTGAATAGACTCAAATTGGTGAAAGACAGTATGTGCCCAGCAAGCCAAGTGATGTGTCTCAGAAAAATGTTCTTGCACTCAGGGAACACCCTCTGCTCTGGTCTCATGACTCTAGATAGTGCCCAGTATAAGGCAATGGATTGAGATAGACTGATCCCAGTCCTTCCCAGTAGGAATGTAATAGGAACCGATGGTACCAGGAAGAAGTCTAATTTGTCAGGCATAACCTGACATCCAAAGATTAAGTCCTGAAAATCTATTGGCATCGAGGCATTTCTCTAGGTAGCCAAGTACTGAGATTGAGAATTCAGACGGTAAATACAGAGGAAGTATATCAACAGTATATATCAATAAACTGTTTTGCTTACAgcaattttttttggtaaaggaTTCAATTTTACTTTGTAAAGTatcctttgaattttaaattcaaaatttgtAAAGGATACTTTATCAGTAAGGAAGAAATCGAAGTCTAGGGcctcattcataaaataaaagcaaagcttAGGATACTAAGTATGTCAATGCCCCCAATCTTCAAAGTGGGGTTCAGAAACAAGAACGAAGCAGAGTCCATTCCTTAAGGGGCTCAAGTGCGCAGGTTCCCAAGGTTCAGACATGGTCAGTTAGGACCCAAAGAGTATATGGGACTCTTAGCAGTACAAAAGCTCAGTCCTCAGAACCAGAACAGAAGGCCAAATCTAGGCCAGCAGTTGAGACTTGGGCAGGCACTTCTTACATTTTTCCTGCTTAAGGTTAAGATTGGTCCTACAGATCAGATCAGAGTTAAGCCTATACACTGGGAAAAGTTCAGGGGAGAAAGGGATGGACCCAGCAGTGAAGAGAGTAGTGTTGCTAAGGCTCAGAATCCAGTAGGACCTGACAATGAAGCTGAGATGGTTGCTTTGTTACAAAACGGTTCCTAGGTTCTCTGGAAAACCTAATACATGTTGTATGACTAGGATTTTTATTAACAGTATATGGTCTATGATTACAATGTTACAATTTGCTGGGCTTGACAGATTTTTTACCATTGAGGTGTTTATGGAAGAAAGTTTGGATTTGCTGCCAGGCATCTACCTGTGCCCTTGAGTGAGCCTTTGGCTCACCTCCATAGAATACTGGTTGGTCCAAAACTGCATGCACAGAGGCTctacaaagaggaaaataaggcGGATCAATACAATGGCCAGTTCCTGGGTAGTAGATTATCTGGGGTCTGTCTTTCCCATGGGCTTGTAACCGTTCAGAGGCTATCTGGGCATAGAATTCACTCTTCCAGTTATGATCATCCATGCCAACGATAAACAGGAAGGGTCCCTGGGCCTTTTCCAATGGAATAAGACTTCGGTGGTTGGGTTTCTCCAGTGGGTCATTCCAAATATCCTCCAAATTCAAAACGCCTGACTcagtgattttatattttcctgggTCACTGCTGAGATTAGGAATAATCATATCCTTGTAATGCAGAGGAGCTATTGTGTTGGCCACACAGGCATTAATAACTGCAGTAGCTGTGATGCCCTTCAAGAAAGAGGCCATTGAGAGACACAGGTCACCTCCTTTGGAGAAGCCAAGAAGCCCAACACTAGGGCCTTTCACCtgatgaaaagagagaaagaaagagagagagaacaagtcTAGAATTCATGAAGGGAGAACTTAAACTGTGATTTTACATTGTCTAGGCAGCTTTCTCACATGTCATTTGCTTCCCTTTCTTATGCAACAATCCACAAAGTTCAAACGTATCTTCTAATAagcaaatcaatttttttttttgtctgcgctggcacggcatgcaggatcttagttccctgaccagggattgaacccgtgtcccctccattgggagcacggagtctttaccactggactaacaTGGAAGTCCCAAACAAATCAATTAATTTCCTGGTACACAGGCCCTCCACTAACATTTATGGTGACTAGGTCAAGAGTACACACAGAGGCCCATATACCCTATACCTAAATacttaaaagttataaatatttgaaaattaaataaaatatattcttttctgctACCTTGATAAATATACCTCC encodes:
- the LOC132514534 gene encoding acyl-coenzyme A thioesterase 6-like isoform X5 translates to MLQHPKVKGPSVGLLGFSKGGDLCLSMASFLKGITATAVINACVANTIAPLHYKDMIIPNLSSDPGKYKITESGVLNLEDIWNDPLEKPNHRSLIPLEKAQGPFLFIVGMDDHNWKSEFYAQIASERLQAHGKDRPQIIYYPGTGHCIDPPYFPLCRASVHAVLDQPVFYGGEPKAHSRAQVDAWQQIQTFFHKHLNGKKSVKPSKL
- the LOC132514534 gene encoding acyl-coenzyme A thioesterase 6-like isoform X2 — translated: MLHTVASKFRHGPHCTYRLIEDTGSYTWICKCGTGPFPGILDLFGSGGGLCEYRASLLAGHGFAVLALAYFRFEDLPKYLNNVCLEYFEEAVDFMLQHPKVKGPSVGLLGFSKGGDLCLSMASFLKGITATAVINACVANTIAPLHYKDMIIPNLSSDPGKYKITESGVLNLEDIWNDPLEKPNHRSLIPLEKAQGPFLFIVGMDDHNWKSEFYAQIASERLQAHGKDRPQIIYYPGTGHCIDPPYFPLCRASVHAVLDQPVFYGGEPKAHSRAQVDAWQQIQTFFHKHLNGKKSVKPSKL